Proteins from a single region of Haemorhous mexicanus isolate bHaeMex1 chromosome 4, bHaeMex1.pri, whole genome shotgun sequence:
- the LOC132326811 gene encoding BCL2/adenovirus E1B 19 kDa protein-interacting protein 3-like isoform X2, with translation MGARGRHVTVSGGGCARSSRGAMAGAGDDGSWVELRCGPGCPEPEAAPSPFSCHADVERMLLEAQLETESSDGALLVLGSPAWDDNGAGHGSDQPGESEVLPAHSQPQPGCPHPRQRDVPQEAKWRQRRLRASLGWACTRCPRYLSPEELAFVCSPQPVLWSLQGGAVGRKKRLFSSELLLLFIPSLLLSHLLTLGLGIYIGKRLAASSANPL, from the exons ATGGGGGCTCGCGGGCGTCACGTGACTGTCAGCGGCGGGGGCTGCGCGCGGAGCAGCCGCGGGGCCATGGCGGGAGCCGGCGACGACG GCTCCTGGGTGGAGCTGCGCTGTGGCCCAGGCTGCCCCGAGCCCGAGGCGGCGCCCTCGCCGTTCTCCTGCCACGCCGACGTGGAGCGGATGCTGCTGGAGGCCCAGCTGGAGACAGAGAGCAGTGACGG GGCCCTGCTCGTGCTGGGCTCCCCAGCCTGGGATGACAACGGAGCCGGCCATGGGAGTGATCAGCCAGGGGAGAGTGAGGTGCTGCCTGctcacagccagccccagcccggctgCCCCCACCCCCGGCAG CGGGATGTGCCACAGGAAGCCAAGTGGAGGCAGCGACGCCTGAGAGcgtccctgggctgggcctgtACCCGCTGCCCTCGGTACCTGTCTCCAGA GGAACTTGCCTTTGTGTGCTCCCCCCAGCCAGTGCTGTGGAGCCTGCAGGGAGGTGCAgtggggaggaagaagagacTTTTCagttcagagctgctgctgctcttcatcCCCTCGCTCTTGCTCAGCCACCTGCtgaccctggggctggg GATCTACATTGGGAAGCGGCTGGCAGCCTCCTCAGCCAACCctctgtga
- the LOC132326811 gene encoding BCL2/adenovirus E1B 19 kDa protein-interacting protein 3-like isoform X1: protein MGARGRHVTVSGGGCARSSRGAMAGAGDDGSWVELRCGPGCPEPEAAPSPFSCHADVERMLLEAQLETESSDGALLVLGSPAWDDNGAGHGSDQPGESEVLPAHSQPQPGCPHPRQRDVPQEAKWRQRRLRASLGWACTRCPRYLSPEELAFVCSPQPVLWSLQGGAVGRKKRLFSSELLLLFIPSLLLSHLLTLGLGRCTGLPPSPVAPGLLGPSTLYQCLTATLSNPGSTLGSGWQPPQPTLCEELGRQHLLLRWERRESPAAAA, encoded by the exons ATGGGGGCTCGCGGGCGTCACGTGACTGTCAGCGGCGGGGGCTGCGCGCGGAGCAGCCGCGGGGCCATGGCGGGAGCCGGCGACGACG GCTCCTGGGTGGAGCTGCGCTGTGGCCCAGGCTGCCCCGAGCCCGAGGCGGCGCCCTCGCCGTTCTCCTGCCACGCCGACGTGGAGCGGATGCTGCTGGAGGCCCAGCTGGAGACAGAGAGCAGTGACGG GGCCCTGCTCGTGCTGGGCTCCCCAGCCTGGGATGACAACGGAGCCGGCCATGGGAGTGATCAGCCAGGGGAGAGTGAGGTGCTGCCTGctcacagccagccccagcccggctgCCCCCACCCCCGGCAG CGGGATGTGCCACAGGAAGCCAAGTGGAGGCAGCGACGCCTGAGAGcgtccctgggctgggcctgtACCCGCTGCCCTCGGTACCTGTCTCCAGA GGAACTTGCCTTTGTGTGCTCCCCCCAGCCAGTGCTGTGGAGCCTGCAGGGAGGTGCAgtggggaggaagaagagacTTTTCagttcagagctgctgctgctcttcatcCCCTCGCTCTTGCTCAGCCACCTGCtgaccctggggctggg caggtgCACTGGTCTGCCACCATCTCCCGTTGCTCCTGGCCTGCTGGGGCCCAGCACCCTGTACCAGTGCCTCACAGCCACTCTCTCCAATCCAGGATCTACATTGGGAAGCGGCTGGCAGCCTCCTCAGCCAACCctctgtgaggagctgggcaggcagcaccTTCTGCTCCGCTGGGAACGCAGGGAGagcccggcagcagcagcctga
- the LOC132326811 gene encoding uncharacterized protein LOC132326811 isoform X3, with translation MGARGRHVTVSGGGCARSSRGAMAGAGDDGSWVELRCGPGCPEPEAAPSPFSCHADVERMLLEAQLETESSDGALLVLGSPAWDDNGAGHGSDQPGESEVLPAHSQPQPGCPHPRQRDVPQEAKWRQRRLRASLGWACTRCPRYLSPDQCCGACREVQWGGRRDFSVQSCCCSSSPRSCSATC, from the exons ATGGGGGCTCGCGGGCGTCACGTGACTGTCAGCGGCGGGGGCTGCGCGCGGAGCAGCCGCGGGGCCATGGCGGGAGCCGGCGACGACG GCTCCTGGGTGGAGCTGCGCTGTGGCCCAGGCTGCCCCGAGCCCGAGGCGGCGCCCTCGCCGTTCTCCTGCCACGCCGACGTGGAGCGGATGCTGCTGGAGGCCCAGCTGGAGACAGAGAGCAGTGACGG GGCCCTGCTCGTGCTGGGCTCCCCAGCCTGGGATGACAACGGAGCCGGCCATGGGAGTGATCAGCCAGGGGAGAGTGAGGTGCTGCCTGctcacagccagccccagcccggctgCCCCCACCCCCGGCAG CGGGATGTGCCACAGGAAGCCAAGTGGAGGCAGCGACGCCTGAGAGcgtccctgggctgggcctgtACCCGCTGCCCTCGGTACCTGTCTCCAGA CCAGTGCTGTGGAGCCTGCAGGGAGGTGCAgtggggaggaagaagagacTTTTCagttcagagctgctgctgctcttcatcCCCTCGCTCTTGCTCAGCCACCTGCtga